The following are encoded in a window of Mycobacteroides chelonae CCUG 47445 genomic DNA:
- a CDS encoding amidase, giving the protein MHEPTDPTEMTALELVAAYTSGELSPVEATAAVLSKIAQTDSAINAYCLVDEEAALAAATQSEERWHGHYTRGLLDGVPISIKDVFLTQNWPTLRGSGLVDPAGPWEADSPAVHRIRADGMVMVGKTTTPELAWKGVTDSRQRGITHNPADPRRTAGGSSGGSAAAVAAGMGPMSIGTDGGGSIRIPASFCGVVGFKPTHGRVPMYPISPFGPLAHGGPITRTVEDAALLMDIISLPDHRDPTSQPPTLTTYRSQVYRDMTGLDIAYSPTLGYVDVDSEVAELVENAVNALDEAGLPVTHADPGFSDPIDAFEILWAAGAAASLNNYGSLSEVRDGIDPGLAQMWDIGLGASATEYLGARNACVQLGAIMGAFHEIHNVLITPTVPIPAFPLGADVPPNSGMRWWAQWTPFTYPFNMTQQPALSIPVGRTSTGLPVGMQIIGPRHSDDLVLAVGHFAERVLAG; this is encoded by the coding sequence ATGCATGAACCCACCGATCCCACCGAGATGACCGCGCTGGAGCTGGTGGCCGCGTACACCTCAGGTGAACTGTCTCCGGTGGAGGCGACAGCCGCGGTGTTGTCCAAAATCGCCCAAACCGACAGCGCCATCAATGCTTACTGCCTCGTCGACGAGGAAGCCGCCCTGGCAGCAGCCACACAATCCGAGGAGCGATGGCACGGCCACTACACCCGCGGACTACTCGACGGGGTCCCGATCTCCATCAAGGACGTCTTCCTGACCCAGAACTGGCCGACTCTGCGGGGCTCGGGCCTGGTCGATCCGGCCGGCCCGTGGGAGGCAGATAGCCCCGCTGTACATCGCATCCGGGCCGACGGCATGGTCATGGTCGGCAAGACCACCACGCCCGAGCTGGCTTGGAAGGGGGTTACCGATAGCCGTCAGCGCGGAATCACCCATAACCCGGCCGACCCGCGCCGCACGGCAGGCGGGTCTTCCGGCGGCAGCGCGGCTGCGGTGGCCGCCGGCATGGGCCCGATGTCCATCGGCACCGACGGTGGAGGCAGCATCCGGATACCCGCCAGCTTCTGCGGCGTAGTCGGTTTCAAACCCACGCACGGCCGGGTCCCGATGTACCCGATCAGCCCCTTCGGGCCGCTGGCACACGGTGGCCCGATAACTCGCACGGTGGAAGACGCTGCGCTGCTGATGGACATCATCAGCCTGCCGGACCATCGCGATCCCACCTCGCAGCCGCCCACCCTCACCACCTACCGCTCGCAGGTCTACCGGGATATGACCGGCCTGGATATCGCCTACTCACCCACGCTCGGCTACGTCGACGTCGATTCCGAGGTCGCCGAGCTGGTCGAAAACGCGGTGAACGCCCTTGACGAGGCCGGGCTGCCCGTGACCCACGCAGATCCGGGATTCTCCGATCCCATCGATGCCTTCGAAATCCTATGGGCTGCAGGGGCGGCCGCTAGCCTCAACAACTATGGCAGTCTCAGCGAGGTACGCGACGGAATAGATCCGGGGCTTGCCCAGATGTGGGACATCGGCCTCGGCGCCTCCGCCACCGAATATCTGGGAGCACGGAACGCCTGTGTACAACTGGGCGCCATCATGGGTGCATTCCACGAGATCCACAACGTGCTCATTACCCCGACCGTGCCGATCCCCGCGTTCCCGTTGGGTGCCGACGTCCCGCCGAACTCAGGGATGCGCTGGTGGGCACAGTGGACGCCATTCACATACCCGTTCAACATGACTCAGCAGCCAGCCCTGTCAATTCCGGTAGGCAGAACCTCGACGGGGCTGCCGGTCGGCATGCAGATCATCGGCCCGCGCCACAGCGACGACCTGGTGCTAGCGGTCGGCCATTTCGCCGAGCGGGTGCTGGCGGGTTAG
- a CDS encoding DUF3830 family protein: MDRYISITLTKRGVTCRARLLDAEAPRTCETVWNSLPVVGQAYHAKYARNEVYTLLPPLLPAPGRENPTITPIPGDVCFFGFEPWEIGNPAYGYEPGSEAHSAQGATDLAIFYGRNNLLINGDAGWVPGNVFATIEEGLADIAAACQDLWLTGVQGEQLAFARA; encoded by the coding sequence ATGGATCGCTACATATCCATCACGCTGACCAAACGGGGCGTCACCTGCCGCGCCCGGCTGCTCGACGCTGAGGCACCGAGAACTTGTGAAACGGTGTGGAACTCACTACCGGTCGTGGGGCAGGCATACCACGCAAAATATGCGCGCAACGAGGTGTACACCCTGTTGCCGCCATTGCTGCCGGCGCCCGGCCGGGAGAACCCAACCATTACCCCGATCCCCGGGGATGTGTGCTTCTTCGGGTTCGAGCCATGGGAGATCGGTAACCCTGCCTACGGATACGAGCCGGGGTCGGAAGCGCATTCGGCGCAGGGCGCCACCGATCTGGCGATCTTCTATGGCCGGAACAATCTGCTGATCAACGGGGATGCCGGATGGGTGCCCGGGAATGTCTTCGCGACCATCGAAGAGGGTCTGGCCGACATCGCGGCCGCCTGCCAGGATCTGTGGCTCACCGGCGTTCAGGGCGAGCAGTTGGCTTTCGCGCGGGCCTAG